Proteins from one Ipomoea triloba cultivar NCNSP0323 chromosome 1, ASM357664v1 genomic window:
- the LOC116031993 gene encoding 14-3-3 protein 10, translating to MAAALEGNLSREQYVYLAKLAEQAERYEEMVQFMDKLVLGSTPAAELTVEERNLLSVAYKNVIGSLRAAWRIVSSIEQKEESRKNEEHVSLVKDYRGKVENELSQVCAGILKLLESNLVPSASSSESKVFYLKMKGDYHRYLAEFKVGDERKEAADDTMNSYKAAQEVALADLSPTHPIRLGLALNFSVFYYEILNSSDKACSMAKQAFEEAIAELDTLGEESYKDSTLIMQLLRDNLTLWTSDAQDQLDEP from the exons ATGGCGGCCGCCTTAGAAGGCAACCTTTCGCGCGAACAGTACGTCTACTTGGCCAAGCTCGCCGAGCAAGCCGAACGCTATGAGGAGATGGTGCAGTTCATGGACAAGCTGGTTCTAGGTTCCACCCCAGCGGCCGAGCTAACTGTCGAGGAGCGTAACCTCCTCTCCGTAGCCTACAAGAACGTTATCGGCTCGCTCCGAGCCGCCTGGCGCATTGTCTCATCTATCGAGCAGAAGGAGGAGTCCCGAAAGAACGAAGAGCACGTCTCCCTCGTCAAGGACTACCGAGGAAAGGTCGAAAACGAACTCTCTCAGGTCTGCGCCGGCATCCTCAAGCTGCTTGAATCAAATCTGGTTCCCTCGGCTAGCTCCAGCGAGTCCAAGGTGTTTTACCTCAAGATGAAGGGCGATTACCACCGCTACCTCGCCGAGTTCAAGGTTGGAGACGAACGAAAGGAGGCTGCTGACGATACTATGAACTCCTACAAGGCTGCTCAG GAAGTTGCTCTGGCAGATCTGTCCCCAACACATCCCATAAGACTGGGTCTGGCGTTGAATTTCTCAGTTTTCTATTATGAAATTCTCAACTCATCTGACAAAGCATGTAGCATGGCAAAACAG GCATTTGAGGAAGCCATAGCTGAGCTGGATACCTTGGGTGAGGAATCATACAAGGATAGCACCCTCATAATGCAACTCCTACGAGACAATCTGACCCTCTGGACTTCTGATGCCCAG GATCAGTTGGATGAGCCTTGA